The Vibrio echinoideorum genome includes a region encoding these proteins:
- a CDS encoding AzlD domain-containing protein, producing the protein MIWLTILLMTAIVFFSRYLFLEPAIPLRLNQTTRRLLRYSSPAVLTAIWGPIVFAPEQTFWPSLENPYLIGALVTGLLIWKTGNVLLTIGVSMAVFLFYNLVAVDYLFS; encoded by the coding sequence ATGATTTGGTTAACGATATTACTCATGACTGCGATTGTTTTCTTTAGTCGGTACCTGTTTCTAGAGCCAGCAATCCCGCTTCGATTAAATCAAACCACGCGTCGCCTGTTACGCTATTCAAGCCCAGCTGTGCTTACCGCAATTTGGGGGCCGATTGTATTTGCACCAGAGCAGACATTTTGGCCAAGCCTTGAAAACCCATACTTGATAGGCGCGCTGGTCACAGGTCTGTTGATTTGGAAAACAGGCAATGTGCTGTTAACGATTGGAGTCAGTATGGCCGTGTTTTTGTTCTATAACTTAGTCGCAGTTGATTACCTTTTCTCTTGA
- a CDS encoding NIPSNAP family protein encodes MITCYVRYVIDPKKTKEFETYAKMWIPLVAKFGGQHNGYFLPSEGASNIALALFTFESLAAYEEYRIKSLSDAECIKAFEFADEVDCIVSYERSFFRPVFD; translated from the coding sequence ATGATTACTTGTTATGTTCGATATGTGATTGATCCTAAGAAAACAAAGGAGTTCGAAACCTACGCTAAAATGTGGATTCCTTTGGTCGCTAAATTTGGTGGCCAACACAATGGTTATTTCTTGCCGTCGGAAGGGGCGAGCAATATTGCTTTGGCGCTGTTTACCTTTGAAAGCTTGGCTGCCTATGAAGAGTATCGGATTAAATCGCTGAGCGATGCTGAGTGTATTAAAGCGTTTGAATTTGCAGATGAAGTTGATTGCATCGTGAGTTATGAGCGAAGCTTTTTTAGACCTGTTTTTGACTGA
- a CDS encoding AzlC family ABC transporter permease, protein MDNNTMDKRTQLWKGVMAAMPLSIAVIPWGILAGSYAIDAGLNQLQAQAMSAILFAGSAQLVAAGMFKAGIGLGTMLLTTLFITSRHFLYSVSMRDKISHLPARWRLLLGFWLTDELFAICSGQSQKEFNRWYAAGVGGGFYLVWNIASFVGIVAGSQIPSLNEIGLDFAVAATFIALVFPLIRTLPVVVCVVVSLVTSVAMSVNNIEGGLMIAAIAGMLAGFISESFQERNNGNKTIVEEK, encoded by the coding sequence ATGGATAACAACACAATGGATAAACGTACGCAGTTATGGAAAGGCGTTATGGCAGCGATGCCGTTAAGTATTGCCGTCATACCGTGGGGCATATTAGCGGGCTCGTATGCGATAGATGCTGGACTGAATCAGCTTCAAGCACAAGCGATGTCGGCTATTCTCTTTGCTGGCTCTGCACAACTTGTCGCTGCGGGTATGTTCAAAGCGGGTATTGGTTTAGGCACCATGTTGTTGACCACACTGTTCATCACCTCAAGGCACTTTCTGTACAGCGTATCGATGCGTGACAAAATCAGCCATCTTCCTGCGCGTTGGCGCCTATTACTTGGATTTTGGCTCACCGATGAGCTGTTCGCGATTTGTAGTGGGCAGTCTCAGAAAGAATTTAATCGTTGGTACGCTGCGGGTGTAGGTGGTGGTTTTTACCTCGTTTGGAATATCGCGAGCTTCGTTGGCATTGTCGCGGGAAGCCAAATTCCTTCACTCAATGAAATTGGGCTCGATTTCGCGGTCGCAGCAACCTTTATCGCCTTGGTGTTCCCATTAATCCGAACTCTACCCGTCGTAGTGTGTGTGGTGGTTTCATTGGTCACTTCGGTTGCCATGTCGGTTAACAATATTGAGGGCGGGCTAATGATTGCAGCGATTGCCGGTATGTTAGCGGGCTTTATCAGCGAATCGTTCCAAGAGCGAAACAACGGCAACAAGACAATTGTGGAGGAGAAATAG
- a CDS encoding glycosyltransferase: MKKVAFIAPTYPVLSETFIQTEVDSVKACGHQVCVMAFEVEESEKAFDYDIVKIGKDVRAGKITSINWVGVVKALSFVSKQTSMPKKSLFAYGFKLALQLAEKDVNHVHAHFCQHTTAHAIVAAKLLNITCSFVAHGHDVYEFAYDIEHKITSSDFVVAVCKDMLTDFNHMAKGNIKLLHCGVNTKQFQLHPKTETKQLRFVFLGRLVEQKGIHFLIDALAPIAEPLDIHLDIVGTGDLESQLKAQVEQQGLTRNVSFLGSKPHGWVKEHLPSYDCLVAPFCFSETGCVDTGPLVLKEAMAVGTPVITTNIMGCKEIVTSDTGFLVNEKNVEELRESIERFAQLSSEDKTEMGMMARTRVEKRFNSLKQAQQLSHWIENPV, encoded by the coding sequence ATGAAAAAAGTAGCATTTATAGCGCCTACCTACCCTGTACTGAGCGAGACATTCATTCAGACAGAAGTCGACTCCGTGAAAGCGTGTGGGCATCAGGTATGCGTAATGGCATTCGAAGTAGAAGAAAGTGAAAAAGCTTTCGACTATGACATCGTGAAAATTGGCAAGGATGTTCGGGCGGGCAAGATAACTAGCATCAACTGGGTGGGTGTTGTCAAAGCGCTTTCGTTTGTATCTAAGCAGACTAGCATGCCGAAGAAGTCACTTTTCGCTTATGGATTTAAGTTGGCTTTACAACTCGCAGAAAAAGACGTTAACCATGTCCATGCTCACTTCTGCCAACACACCACTGCCCACGCTATTGTCGCCGCTAAGCTTCTCAACATCACTTGCTCGTTTGTCGCCCATGGCCATGATGTTTACGAATTCGCTTACGATATTGAACATAAGATTACATCGAGCGATTTTGTGGTCGCGGTCTGTAAAGACATGCTCACCGACTTTAATCACATGGCAAAAGGTAATATTAAGCTCCTGCATTGCGGTGTAAATACCAAGCAATTTCAACTACACCCAAAGACCGAAACCAAGCAGCTTCGCTTTGTTTTCCTTGGAAGATTAGTTGAACAAAAAGGTATCCACTTTCTCATTGATGCCTTAGCACCCATAGCTGAGCCTCTCGACATTCATCTCGATATCGTCGGTACTGGAGATCTAGAGTCCCAGTTAAAAGCGCAAGTCGAACAACAAGGGCTAACTCGAAATGTCAGCTTTCTTGGTTCAAAGCCTCATGGGTGGGTAAAAGAGCACTTACCGAGCTACGATTGTTTAGTCGCTCCTTTCTGCTTTTCAGAAACAGGTTGTGTCGATACTGGACCGTTAGTACTAAAAGAAGCCATGGCAGTCGGGACTCCCGTGATTACAACCAACATAATGGGCTGTAAGGAAATTGTCACATCTGACACCGGATTTTTAGTGAATGAAAAAAACGTCGAAGAGTTAAGAGAAAGCATAGAGCGTTTTGCGCAATTAAGTAGCGAGGACAAAACAGAAATGGGGATGATGGCAAGAACCCGAGTAGAGAAGCGATTTAACTCTCTTAAACAAGCTCAACAACTGTCTCATTGGATAGAAAACCCAGTTTAA
- a CDS encoding AraC family transcriptional regulator encodes MENKKRSKEKAEYKITEELGGLETLNAEYEKQNFSRHSHEGYTLGVIEQGAQRFYRTGGHHIAPQDAIILVNADEVHSGHSATEGGWAYRAMYPLPDQLAKITQELNLPNYGAPYFPRAVVEDPELANQLRLVFNTIDESDNRLLRETLMYGMLVKLISRHGKSSLKPQLDGKTQRQLILVKEFLDDFPQADVSLEELSKLAALSPFHLVRSFQKEFGLPPHAYQIQSRLRLSRKLLKQGHSISDTAQECGFHDQSHFHRHFKKANGYTPGQYIKMR; translated from the coding sequence ATGGAGAACAAGAAACGCTCTAAAGAAAAGGCCGAATATAAGATCACAGAAGAGCTCGGTGGCCTTGAAACCCTTAATGCTGAATACGAAAAGCAGAACTTCTCGCGCCATAGCCACGAGGGCTACACACTTGGTGTTATTGAGCAGGGCGCTCAGCGTTTCTATCGAACGGGCGGGCATCATATAGCACCACAAGATGCGATTATTCTGGTCAATGCCGACGAAGTTCATAGCGGTCACTCTGCCACTGAAGGTGGTTGGGCATATCGAGCCATGTATCCTCTCCCAGATCAACTTGCCAAGATCACTCAAGAGCTTAACCTACCGAACTACGGGGCTCCTTACTTCCCTAGAGCGGTGGTTGAAGATCCTGAACTCGCCAATCAACTCAGATTAGTTTTCAACACGATTGATGAATCAGATAATCGCCTGCTAAGAGAAACCCTAATGTACGGGATGTTGGTTAAACTGATTAGCCGACATGGTAAATCGAGCCTTAAACCTCAATTAGATGGAAAAACTCAACGGCAACTTATTCTAGTGAAAGAGTTTTTAGACGATTTTCCACAAGCGGATGTGTCATTGGAAGAATTGTCGAAGCTTGCGGCTTTAAGCCCATTTCACTTGGTGCGCTCTTTTCAAAAAGAATTTGGTCTTCCGCCACATGCATATCAAATTCAATCCCGACTCAGGCTTTCGCGTAAGTTGCTAAAGCAAGGGCATTCGATCTCGGACACTGCTCAAGAGTGTGGCTTTCACGATCAAAGCCATTTTCATCGACATTTTAAGAAAGCCAACGGTTACACCCCAGGTCAGTACATTAAGATGCGTTGA
- a CDS encoding ribonuclease H1 domain-containing protein — protein MAKKYYVVWKGRTPGIFTTWNECKSQVDGFAGARYKSFPTLGEAESAFGGKTSSASGSSATKPSSAGKATKAKVPPLSQQQITDMPFDIKIFTDGGCEPNPGEAGTGLAVYLNNDLTELWYGLYQPMGTNNTAELQGLKQAFIIAKEKLQAGLSVAIYSDSKYSIDCITKWVTGWEKKGWTKSGGEIKNLDIIKPAYAMYQELASQITIHHVNGHVGIEGNELADRMSIVAIASKEQDLNRYTETDDLTEILALRAG, from the coding sequence TTGGCTAAGAAATATTATGTGGTTTGGAAAGGTCGTACACCGGGTATTTTTACCACTTGGAATGAGTGTAAATCGCAAGTTGATGGTTTTGCTGGCGCGCGATACAAATCGTTTCCAACATTAGGCGAGGCTGAATCTGCTTTCGGTGGTAAAACGTCGTCTGCGTCAGGTTCTTCGGCTACAAAGCCAAGCTCTGCGGGTAAGGCGACTAAAGCGAAGGTTCCGCCTCTCTCTCAACAACAAATCACTGATATGCCTTTTGATATCAAGATCTTTACTGATGGCGGTTGTGAGCCAAACCCAGGTGAAGCCGGTACAGGTTTAGCGGTGTACCTGAACAACGATTTAACTGAGTTGTGGTATGGTCTTTACCAACCAATGGGTACTAACAATACCGCAGAGCTACAAGGTTTGAAGCAAGCATTTATAATTGCAAAAGAGAAACTGCAAGCCGGCTTGTCTGTTGCAATTTATAGTGATTCAAAATACTCGATTGACTGTATTACTAAGTGGGTAACGGGTTGGGAGAAAAAAGGTTGGACGAAGTCGGGTGGTGAAATCAAAAACCTCGATATCATCAAGCCAGCTTATGCGATGTACCAAGAGCTCGCTTCTCAAATCACTATCCACCATGTTAACGGTCACGTTGGTATTGAAGGTAATGAACTTGCAGATCGAATGTCTATCGTTGCGATTGCTTCTAAAGAACAAGATCTGAATCGATATACAGAGACAGACGATCTTACTGAGATATTAGCGTTGCGAGCGGGTTAA